From one Basilea psittacipulmonis DSM 24701 genomic stretch:
- a CDS encoding pilus assembly protein: MLLLDRENLDKKTLESVRKIVIISPQTELSSQVAGLLRTHGFENLEIKNEGLDTIRSLSLQADEVLGVIVDIGQVNDVNEIFQILQGLVPQKVWCCLLGESDSISLAQSFLQENILYFHSATQLQLLVQRIVAGIDIPRSRQTVGICVLGCKGGLGATMIASRIADFVSNDKKVPVLLAQGANGSQDLDICFDKKLGRDVVDYDANLHLYKGDPQKLSEKTISIYNFVVYDQPIHNLEKEEYASILSHAQNFVLVVDRRVPSLRVARQFLEEAQRLSTSTGKPIRTFVCVSDNTPDKPKFMAKADVEHLIRTNVDAVIPYIRGSSKNKVLDVKLGRQGEKAMDDLVLNVLGMVSRRTKNNSTKKNFLDNIVAYLLKK; encoded by the coding sequence ATGCTTTTACTTGACAGGGAAAATTTAGATAAAAAGACACTGGAAAGTGTACGCAAGATTGTCATTATTTCGCCACAGACGGAACTTAGTTCGCAAGTAGCAGGATTGTTGCGTACACATGGTTTCGAAAATTTAGAAATCAAAAATGAGGGCTTGGATACCATTCGCAGTTTATCACTGCAAGCCGATGAAGTCTTGGGGGTGATTGTCGATATTGGTCAAGTAAATGATGTCAATGAAATTTTTCAGATACTTCAAGGCCTTGTTCCACAGAAAGTCTGGTGTTGTTTGTTAGGGGAAAGCGATTCCATCAGCTTGGCTCAGTCTTTCCTCCAAGAAAACATTCTGTACTTTCATTCGGCCACACAGCTTCAGTTACTGGTTCAACGCATCGTTGCAGGTATTGATATTCCACGTAGTCGCCAAACAGTCGGTATTTGTGTATTGGGATGTAAGGGTGGTTTGGGTGCCACGATGATTGCTTCACGCATTGCTGATTTTGTAAGTAATGATAAGAAAGTGCCTGTTTTGTTGGCTCAGGGTGCCAATGGTTCGCAAGACTTAGATATTTGTTTTGATAAAAAATTAGGTCGAGATGTGGTGGATTATGATGCCAATCTACATCTTTACAAAGGCGATCCCCAAAAACTATCTGAAAAAACGATTTCTATTTATAACTTTGTGGTGTATGACCAGCCTATCCATAATCTTGAGAAAGAAGAGTATGCGTCTATCTTGTCTCATGCCCAGAATTTTGTGTTAGTGGTGGATAGAAGAGTGCCATCTTTACGTGTCGCACGACAGTTTTTAGAAGAAGCTCAGCGTTTAAGCACGTCAACGGGTAAACCGATACGTACATTTGTGTGTGTTTCTGATAATACCCCTGATAAGCCAAAATTTATGGCAAAAGCGGATGTGGAACATTTGATTCGCACTAATGTTGATGCAGTCATTCCATATATTCGTGGTTCTAGTAAGAACAAAGTCTTGGATGTCAAATTAGGCAGACAGGGTGAAAAAGCAATGGATGATTTGGTGTTGAATGTATTGGGTATGGTTTCTCGTCGCACCAAGAACAATAGCACCAAGAAAAATTTCTTAGACAATATTGTGGCCTATTTGTTGAAGAAGTAA